A region from the Fusarium musae strain F31 chromosome 1, whole genome shotgun sequence genome encodes:
- the RPS15 gene encoding ribosomal protein S15 (BUSCO:EOG092658SK): protein MADEYDAEQAAELKRKRAFRKFSYRGIDLDQLLDLSSDQLRDVVHARARRRINRGLKRRPMGLIKKLRKAKQEAQPNEKPDLVKTHLRDMIVVPEMIGSVIGIYSGKEFNQVEIKPEMVGHYLAEFSISYKPVKHGRPGIGATHSSRFIPLK from the exons ATGGCTGACGAATAC GACGCCGAGCAGGCTGCCGAGctcaagagaaagagagcgTTCCGAAAGTTCTCCTACCGAGGAATCGACCTTGATCA GCTCCTCGACCTCTCCTCCGACCAGCTTCGCGATGTTGTCCACGCTCGTGCCCGCCGCAGGATCAACCGTGGCCTGAAGCGCCGCCCCATGggtctcatcaagaagctccgAAAGGCTAAGCAGGAGGCTCAGCCCAACGAGAAGCCCGACCTCGTCAAGACCCACCTCCGAGACATGATTGTCGTCCCCGAGATGATTGGCAGTGTCATTGGCATCTACTCCGGCAAGGAGTTCAACCAGGTCGAGATCAAGCCTGAGATGGTTGGTCACTACCTGGCTGAGTTCTCTATCTCATA CAAGCCTGTCAAGCACGGTAGGCCCGGTATTGGTGCCACGCACTCTTCTCGATTCATTCCCCTCAAGTAA
- a CDS encoding hypothetical protein (EggNog:ENOG41): MSSSIEDDESTSSGLLSIASAEPSSTISLSDPTPAPTTLVIAPKPTNEDDLDDDGIFPPMTTPWTGPVDCTWTFDANKVPRSGSDGLAAMLDLQPIAGAKSLSCYPDAMFDKGLTGVYSPGTCPHGWTTVSLRVDTSENRDDETTTAICCSSEYTLDGNLCKRSISSVLAVPYTYNQTAQTYDAVSDTPTTLYGATIAVYTIRALFKDSDKDALGLKDEDDIPGTEHHGRSLSLGARIGIGVGVAVFVLLTIGALAFWLIRRERKKTEKRRAHELGAVGSMRHTSPGPADNFYAAADANHRRDRSRQTAEPPPAYEAATDSNSMTENDSQLSEDTATRDEEIRALQVQKEAIQRRIEELERSETQSQEDNRRG; encoded by the exons ATGTCTTCTTCgatcgaggatgatgagtcCACCTCATCTGGGTTATTGTCAATAGCTTCCGCCgagccatcatcaaccatcTCTCTATCCGACCCAACGCCTGCTCCGACAACACTTGTGATCGCTCCTAAGCCTACCAATGAAGACGACCTAGACGATGACGGGATATTCCCACCGATGACCACACCTTGGACCGGGCCTGTTGATTGCACATGGACTTTTGATGCAAACAAGGTACCAAGGTCGGGTTCTGATGGCCTCGCAGCAATGCTTGATTTGCAGCCAATTGCTGGAGCGAAGTCATTGTCTTGCTATCCCGATGCCATGTTCGATAAAGGCCTTACAGGGGTTTACAGCCCAGGCACATGCCCTCATGGATGGACCACCGTATCATTGCGCGTTGATACTAGTGAGAATCGGGACGAcgagacaacaacagctATTTGCTGCTCATC GGAATACACTCTGGATGGCAATTTGTGTAAACGCTCGATTTCATCCGTGTTGGCTGTTCCTTACACGTACAACCAGACAGCTCAGACTTATGATGCCGTGTCAGACACACCAACGACTTTGTATGGTGCAACAATTGCTGTTTATACCATAAGGGCCCTGTTCAAAGATAGCGACAAAGATGCACTTGGActcaaggatgaggacgatatcCCAGGTACTGAGCATCATGGCCGATCCTTGTCCCTGGGCGCGCGCATCGGTattggtgttggtgtagcGGTTTTCGTTCTGCTTACTATAGGAGCACTTGCCTTTTGGCTTATTCGAAGAGAGCGAAAGAAGACGGAAAAGAGACGAGCACACGAGCTCGGTGCGGTGGGAAGCATGCGCCACACCTCGCCAGGACCAGCAGATAATTTCTACGCCGCTGCGGACGCCAACCATCGACGTGACAGGAGCCGCCAGACCGCAGAGCCACCGCCAGCTTACGAGGCTGCTACGGACTCAAACAGCATGACCGAAAACGATAGTCAGCTAAGCGAGGATACGGCGACACGGGACGAGGAGATCAGGGCGTTGCAAGTCCAGAAAGAGGCGATTCAACGCCGTATAGAAGAGCTGGAGCGTTCTGAGACGCAGTCACAAGAAGACAACCGGCGAGGTTAA